The sequence TGCCGGGGATACATCGCAATCCGAAGGCCCTGCACCTAATTCCGGTGACGGCGTTTCTGACGGCAGCGGCCAGACCTCGCCCTATGGCCCTAAGAAAAAGCCTTGATCCCTGGATGGCTGCGAAGCGACCGATGGGCGGCATGTGCTCTGTTACGCCGTAGTGCTTTTGGCGACGGCCTCATCAATGACAAGCCGCCCATCGACAATGTGGTAGATGGTATCGAAACCTTCGATCATGCGGATGTCGTGTGTAACGGCGATGACGGCTGTCTTTTGTTCGCGGGCAATGCGCTTGAGCAGTTCCATTACCTTTGTCCCTCTCACGGTATCGAGCGAAGCGGTCGGTTCGTCGGCAAAAATGAGTGAGGGGGCATTGGCCAGGGCCCGCCCGATGGCCACCCGCTGCTGTTCCCCTCCAGAGAGAGTGGCAGGCAAAGATGTTGCCCAGCTCAAAAGATCGAGGTAATCCAGCAGTTCAAGTGCACGCTTGCGGGCGGCTTTCGGGTGAACGCCGTTGATCTCCATTGCGATTGCAATGTTGTCCCGCGCGTTGAGAAAGGGGATGAGGTTATGTGCCTGAAAGATGAAACCGATGTTTTCCCGACGGAACCGCCGCACGTCAACCCCGGTCCAGCCATTGTCGTATATCTTCTGGCCGTTCATGGTAATACGGCCTGATGTGGGTTCCTGGATGAGGCTGATGCAGAGCAGCAGGGTGCTTTTGCCTGAACCCGATGGTCCGAGCAGAGCCATCAGCTCCCCCGGCTCGACACTGAATGAGGCCTCCTTGAGCGCTTCGACGGCAAGCTCTCCCTGGCCGAATACTTTGCGAAGTCCTTCGACAACAACAATGCTCATATCAGCCTCCCAGTGCAAGTGAAGGAGGCGTGCGCAGTGCGTGCACGATGCCGACAAGGCTCGATGCCATCCCCCCGATGAAGAAAATGATAAAACTTGCCAGCGTCTCATGCGGCAGGAGCACAAGGGTGCGCGGGAAGTGATCGTAGGTAAGCTGCACCACCACCCATGCGAAGATGAAGCTCGATACCGTCAGCACGATCGATTGTTCGAGAATGAGGCGGACGATGATGCCGTTCGACGCCCCGATAAGCTTGAGCGTGGCTATAGCCTTGATTTTTTCGACTGTAAGCACATAGATGAGCAGGGCTATGATCACCAGAGAGACAATCACGAGCAGTAACCGGAAAAGACCGAGAATGGCCGCCATTTTTTTGAGCTTTCCTTCAATCATGAGATCGCGCTGCTGATCGGTTGTATAGACGCTCAGGTAGAGCCACCTCTCGATATCGGAAACAACGCGCTGTGTGCTGGCCCCGGGCTGGAGCTTAACGAGAACGGCATTGATGGTTCCGCCGCCGCCCGAGAACAGGGGGAGCAG comes from Chlorobium limicola DSM 245 and encodes:
- a CDS encoding ABC transporter ATP-binding protein translates to MSIVVVEGLRKVFGQGELAVEALKEASFSVEPGELMALLGPSGSGKSTLLLCISLIQEPTSGRITMNGQKIYDNGWTGVDVRRFRRENIGFIFQAHNLIPFLNARDNIAIAMEINGVHPKAARKRALELLDYLDLLSWATSLPATLSGGEQQRVAIGRALANAPSLIFADEPTASLDTVRGTKVMELLKRIAREQKTAVIAVTHDIRMIEGFDTIYHIVDGRLVIDEAVAKSTTA